From a region of the Tateyamaria omphalii genome:
- a CDS encoding phage tail sheath C-terminal domain-containing protein, with amino-acid sequence MPEYLSPAVYVEEVSGGVRPIEGVSTSTGGMVGVTERGPENVPVLCTSIGDYRRIFGDRLNLRDFVDPTGVAHGHTFDAVKAFFENRGRRNFVVRVASPAATRAERGLFDRGGPAPAETFLLRAAPQDSGTAINTPLVYGLQSAPALAVNDIIRVGNGSRSEYREITALGAEIHVALNAPLSRAHAAGMAVDEVDYTVDTNAYVAGTFALDQAVNAGALTVDVTAPGALADAGTLLSLPGDALIEIGNPLRSEFRFATAAEDLGSGVVRLTLADALAMDHDAGVDANAIELIAPNLSQVLGTAAGAGESLIYLDTLAGGFPTAGGEKLVVLEPGTPNVEVRRIGALGEMTFNLPAYADYGAGTRFDLVTLNDDRDVVGGAQRVFTATTVAGLAVGMEISVDGNPAVVIDAIDPDINQITTRTDALPANPVGGEPIVAAPKTLTADVDAGTVVLPLDNRLGLAPDDVIRIGTGATTEFATIAAVMGNRGVAPDAGSVILSAPLARDHAAGTQVSWQSPPVIDPTRQPAFVLADAEVGARVAYASDARTYTAPEIVMVNGPGGATYFHSLSNVDVTLTGIELTLDAALELSHDLGADLARREEMIRVVALDRGAWGNRLRVAVRDAETPLVQANLTSSSALNPLIELSNYTGVEPGTVLEYFDPATGAMVGDLSKVVRVDRAAGEVELAAVPDPAVTGAATPLSVRSREFEIIVNLLQEPDPAVPSRNNRVQDSETFLVSMDPRHSMYIHTVIGTTWVPGAADDDDGNPLRPWDLRSEGGSDYIRVRDVGAGNIAVTHTTRLGPEPLQDVLVNGLTQEAMLALATGTDATGVMSPAMYQGIDSNEPRVRTGIHALQNEQTISIVAVPGQTSFAVQQALINHCERDRYRFAILDGPPPPNDTLVDVQLLRQQFDTNYAAMYHSWVTIPDPLPGNLAAIQQIALPPSGHVMGVYARTDNDRGVHKAPANEPVNGITGLSRTLNQREHDILNPFPININVIRDFRRTNRGIRVWGARCITSDSQFKYVNVRRLFIFVSESIERGLQYAVFEPNAEPLWAQVTRSVRSFLTVVWRNGALEGTSAEQAFFVRCDRTTMTQTDIDEGRLIMLVGIAPVKPAEFVIVRISQKTATAPQ; translated from the coding sequence ATGCCTGAGTATCTGTCCCCCGCTGTTTATGTCGAAGAGGTCAGCGGCGGTGTGCGGCCCATCGAGGGCGTCAGTACCAGCACCGGCGGCATGGTCGGCGTGACCGAGCGCGGCCCTGAAAATGTGCCGGTTCTTTGCACTTCGATCGGCGATTACCGCCGGATCTTTGGTGACCGTTTGAACCTGCGGGACTTCGTTGATCCGACCGGTGTCGCCCATGGCCATACCTTTGATGCGGTCAAGGCCTTCTTTGAGAACCGCGGACGGCGCAACTTTGTCGTGCGTGTCGCCTCGCCAGCGGCGACACGGGCCGAGCGGGGGTTGTTTGACCGTGGTGGTCCCGCCCCGGCCGAGACGTTCTTGCTGCGCGCAGCACCGCAAGACAGCGGCACAGCTATCAACACTCCTTTGGTCTACGGCCTACAATCTGCCCCGGCCTTGGCAGTGAACGACATCATCCGCGTCGGCAATGGCAGCCGATCTGAATACCGCGAGATCACGGCTTTGGGAGCTGAAATCCACGTCGCGCTCAACGCGCCGCTGTCCCGGGCCCATGCGGCTGGGATGGCCGTGGACGAGGTGGACTATACCGTGGATACCAACGCCTATGTCGCCGGGACCTTTGCGCTGGATCAGGCGGTAAATGCCGGCGCGCTGACGGTGGATGTCACCGCGCCGGGTGCCTTGGCCGATGCAGGCACCTTGTTGAGCCTGCCCGGCGATGCCCTGATCGAGATCGGCAATCCGCTGCGCAGCGAGTTCCGCTTTGCCACTGCCGCCGAGGATCTGGGCAGCGGTGTTGTCCGCCTGACCCTCGCTGATGCTTTGGCGATGGACCATGACGCAGGCGTTGATGCGAACGCAATTGAACTGATTGCCCCGAACCTGAGCCAAGTGCTTGGCACCGCCGCGGGCGCGGGCGAGAGCTTGATCTATCTCGACACACTCGCAGGGGGCTTCCCCACTGCAGGGGGCGAAAAGTTGGTTGTACTGGAGCCCGGTACCCCCAATGTCGAGGTGCGCCGGATTGGCGCCCTGGGTGAGATGACCTTCAATCTGCCCGCATATGCCGATTACGGCGCAGGCACGCGTTTTGATCTTGTGACGCTGAATGATGATCGCGATGTCGTGGGCGGCGCCCAGCGTGTGTTTACCGCGACGACGGTCGCCGGGCTGGCCGTGGGTATGGAGATCAGTGTGGATGGCAATCCGGCAGTCGTGATCGACGCGATTGATCCCGACATCAACCAGATCACGACACGCACAGATGCTCTGCCTGCGAACCCCGTCGGGGGAGAACCGATTGTGGCCGCACCCAAAACCCTGACCGCCGATGTCGACGCAGGTACCGTCGTCTTGCCGCTCGACAATCGTCTGGGTCTCGCGCCTGATGATGTGATCCGTATTGGCACGGGCGCGACCACGGAGTTTGCCACGATCGCCGCTGTAATGGGCAACCGGGGCGTTGCCCCAGATGCGGGGAGCGTCATTCTGTCGGCGCCCTTGGCGCGCGATCACGCCGCCGGCACACAAGTTTCTTGGCAGAGCCCGCCGGTCATCGACCCCACCCGTCAGCCCGCTTTTGTCCTGGCCGATGCAGAGGTTGGGGCCAGGGTTGCCTATGCGTCTGATGCCCGCACTTACACCGCGCCTGAGATCGTGATGGTCAACGGTCCGGGCGGTGCGACGTATTTCCATAGCCTTAGCAATGTTGACGTCACCTTGACCGGGATCGAGCTGACGCTTGATGCGGCTCTGGAGCTGAGCCACGACTTGGGTGCTGATCTGGCCCGGAGAGAAGAGATGATCCGCGTTGTCGCGCTGGATCGGGGCGCCTGGGGCAACCGCTTGCGTGTTGCGGTGCGCGATGCGGAAACGCCGCTTGTGCAGGCAAACCTGACCTCGTCTTCTGCGCTGAACCCACTGATTGAGCTCAGCAATTACACCGGCGTCGAACCCGGCACGGTGCTGGAATACTTTGACCCGGCCACCGGGGCAATGGTCGGCGACCTGAGCAAGGTGGTCCGCGTGGACCGCGCCGCAGGCGAGGTAGAACTTGCCGCAGTCCCGGACCCTGCGGTCACCGGTGCGGCGACCCCGCTCTCGGTGCGCTCGCGCGAGTTTGAGATCATCGTCAACCTTCTGCAAGAACCCGACCCGGCCGTGCCCAGCCGCAATAATCGGGTGCAGGATAGTGAGACTTTTCTTGTTTCGATGGATCCGCGTCACAGCATGTATATCCATACAGTGATCGGCACCACTTGGGTGCCTGGTGCGGCAGATGACGACGACGGTAATCCGCTGCGGCCCTGGGACCTGCGATCCGAAGGCGGGTCGGACTACATCCGTGTACGCGATGTTGGGGCGGGCAATATTGCCGTCACCCACACCACCCGCCTGGGGCCAGAACCTTTGCAAGACGTGCTGGTCAATGGGCTGACCCAAGAGGCGATGCTTGCGCTCGCCACCGGAACGGACGCCACCGGGGTGATGAGCCCGGCCATGTATCAAGGCATCGACAGCAACGAACCGCGCGTGCGCACCGGCATTCACGCCCTGCAGAACGAACAGACAATCTCGATTGTCGCGGTCCCGGGGCAGACCAGCTTCGCGGTGCAGCAGGCGCTCATCAACCATTGTGAGCGGGACCGCTACCGCTTTGCCATTCTGGACGGTCCTCCGCCGCCCAATGACACATTGGTCGATGTGCAACTGCTGCGTCAGCAGTTCGATACCAACTATGCGGCGATGTATCATTCGTGGGTGACGATCCCGGACCCACTGCCTGGCAATCTGGCCGCCATTCAGCAGATCGCGCTGCCGCCCTCTGGCCATGTCATGGGGGTCTATGCCCGCACCGACAATGACCGGGGCGTGCACAAGGCTCCGGCCAATGAGCCGGTGAACGGCATCACGGGCCTGTCGCGCACACTCAACCAGCGAGAGCACGACATCCTCAACCCCTTCCCGATCAATATCAACGTGATCCGGGATTTTCGCCGCACCAATCGCGGCATACGGGTCTGGGGTGCGCGCTGCATAACCTCGGACAGTCAGTTCAAATATGTGAACGTGCGGCGCCTGTTTATCTTTGTCTCCGAGTCCATTGAACGCGGTCTGCAATATGCCGTGTTTGAACCGAATGCAGAGCCCCTTTGGGCACAGGTCACCCGTTCTGTCCGCAGCTTTCTGACGGTGGTCTGGCGCAATGGCGCGCTCGAGGGAACGTCGGCCGAGCAGGCGTTCTTCGTGCGCTGTGACCGAACGACGATGACCCAGACCGACATTGATGAGGGGCGCCTGATCATGCTGGTCGGTATCGCACCCGTCAAACCGGCAGAGTTCGTGATCGTCCGTATCAGCCAGAAAACCGCGACGGCGCCGCAATAA